From the genome of Psychroserpens ponticola, one region includes:
- a CDS encoding cytochrome P450 encodes MHSKKDIPTVPLIKFIKHSLEILKNPLPFHHRNFNDKGDVFRLKIGFNNAVFFVRDTAFAQYVLQKNQKNYVKSKIQTEDLVKYVGEGLLTSEGEKWKKQRKMMQPAFHKKQLENLLVGMQDTIISEYKNIETDKTIDLFPILNDLAFQTVVKSLFTKAAKGKDMEKLQFITEANQRMLVKELRQPYLAWWFKISGTLQKHINLSKEARTILKGIVDERKSSGKNYGDLLDMLLETKYDDGKGMSEEQLIDEILIIFTAGHETTSNALTFTFQLLAKHPEWQDKIYKEWQNLSRNNSDLMTRVSTSKVCQQVLEESMRLYPPAYFIDRVNITDDDFNGMHFEAGSNLLFSVYEMHRHPDLWEQPNAFLPERFNEGGRKFSSQYFPFGAGPRKCIGNNFAMFEMIIAISELVSKYKIHSSFDSIEITPLITLKPKNAFLEFEERSK; translated from the coding sequence ATGCATTCAAAAAAAGACATTCCTACTGTTCCTTTAATTAAATTCATAAAGCATTCGTTAGAGATTCTTAAGAATCCTTTACCTTTTCACCATCGGAATTTTAATGATAAAGGTGATGTCTTCAGATTAAAAATAGGCTTCAATAATGCAGTCTTTTTTGTTAGAGATACTGCATTTGCACAATACGTTCTTCAGAAAAATCAAAAAAATTATGTCAAGTCAAAAATTCAAACGGAAGACTTAGTAAAATATGTTGGTGAAGGATTATTAACTTCCGAAGGAGAAAAATGGAAGAAGCAACGCAAAATGATGCAGCCTGCTTTCCATAAAAAACAATTAGAAAATTTATTGGTAGGAATGCAAGACACCATAATTTCTGAATATAAAAACATAGAAACTGATAAAACAATAGACCTATTTCCAATCCTAAATGATTTGGCTTTTCAAACCGTTGTGAAATCACTATTCACAAAAGCAGCTAAAGGAAAAGATATGGAAAAGCTTCAGTTTATTACCGAAGCTAATCAAAGAATGCTCGTTAAAGAATTACGTCAGCCTTATTTAGCATGGTGGTTTAAAATAAGCGGAACATTACAAAAGCACATAAACCTTTCAAAAGAAGCTCGAACTATTTTAAAAGGTATTGTCGATGAACGGAAATCCTCAGGCAAAAACTATGGCGATTTGTTAGACATGCTTTTAGAAACAAAATATGACGATGGTAAAGGAATGAGTGAAGAACAGCTTATCGATGAAATCTTAATTATTTTTACTGCTGGTCATGAAACCACATCAAATGCTTTAACCTTTACATTTCAATTATTAGCGAAACATCCAGAATGGCAAGATAAAATTTATAAAGAGTGGCAAAATTTAAGCAGAAATAATTCAGATTTAATGACGCGTGTGTCAACATCTAAAGTCTGTCAGCAAGTGCTTGAAGAATCCATGCGATTATATCCACCAGCTTATTTTATTGACCGTGTTAATATTACAGATGATGATTTTAACGGAATGCATTTTGAAGCTGGTTCTAACTTACTCTTTTCAGTATATGAAATGCATCGTCATCCTGATTTATGGGAGCAACCAAATGCATTTTTGCCAGAACGATTTAATGAAGGCGGACGAAAATTCTCATCCCAATATTTTCCTTTTGGAGCAGGTCCAAGAAAATGTATTGGAAATAATTTTGCAATGTTTGAAATGATAATTGCAATTAGCGAATTGGTTTCTAAATATAAAATTCATTCTAGTTTTGATAGCATAGAAATCACACCATTAATTACTTTGAAACCAAAAAATGCGTTCCTGGAATTTGAAGAAAGATCGAAGTGA
- the queG gene encoding tRNA epoxyqueuosine(34) reductase QueG, giving the protein MIDYKSKYSQFIKSEAKRIGFLSCGISKAEFLEVEAPRLEKWLKNNAHGEMRYMENHFDKRLDPTKLVEGSKSVVSLLLNYYPSEIQNHDAYKLSKYAYGTDYHFVIKDKLKQLLHSIQDQIGEVHGRAFVDSAPVLDKAWAAKSGLGWIGKHSNLLTQQVGSFYFIAELIIDLDLEYDHAVTDHCGTCTACIDACPTEAITEPYVVDGSKCISYFTIELKENIPSDFKGQFDDWMFGCDVCQDVCPWNRFSKAHNEPLFNPHPELLSMTKKDWEEITKDTFNKVFKKSAVKRTKFEGLQRNIKFLKD; this is encoded by the coding sequence GTGATAGATTACAAATCGAAATACAGTCAATTTATAAAATCCGAAGCTAAACGCATTGGCTTTTTGTCTTGTGGAATTAGTAAAGCTGAATTTTTAGAAGTTGAAGCACCAAGACTTGAAAAATGGTTAAAGAATAATGCACATGGCGAAATGCGTTACATGGAAAACCATTTTGATAAGCGTTTAGATCCAACCAAATTGGTTGAAGGTTCAAAAAGTGTCGTGTCTTTATTGTTGAATTATTACCCTTCTGAAATTCAAAATCACGATGCCTATAAACTATCCAAATATGCTTATGGAACCGATTATCATTTTGTCATAAAAGATAAGTTGAAACAGTTGTTACATTCTATTCAAGATCAAATTGGTGAGGTTCATGGTCGTGCATTCGTAGATTCGGCTCCTGTTTTAGATAAAGCTTGGGCAGCTAAATCTGGATTAGGATGGATAGGAAAACACAGCAATTTACTCACGCAACAAGTTGGTTCTTTTTATTTTATTGCAGAACTGATTATTGACTTAGATTTAGAATATGATCATGCAGTTACTGATCATTGTGGAACCTGTACAGCTTGCATTGATGCGTGTCCAACCGAAGCAATCACTGAACCATACGTGGTTGATGGCAGTAAATGCATTTCTTATTTTACGATTGAATTGAAAGAAAATATTCCTTCCGATTTTAAAGGCCAGTTTGATGATTGGATGTTTGGATGTGATGTTTGTCAAGATGTTTGTCCATGGAATCGTTTTTCAAAAGCACATAACGAACCTTTATTCAATCCACATCCAGAATTATTATCAATGACGAAAAAGGATTGGGAAGAAATTACAAAGGATACATTCAATAAAGTGTTTAAAAAGTCTGCAGTAAAACGAACTAAATTTGAAGGTTTGCAACGTAATATTAAGTTTTTGAAAGATTGA
- a CDS encoding cytochrome c oxidase subunit I gives MSAHADTHAHDDDHGHHHKETFVTKYIFSQDHKMIAKQYLITGTIMGVIGVLMSIMFRMQIAWPEEPNVLFEALLGKWAPDGVMDADIYLALVTIHGTIMVFFVLTAGLSGTFSNLLIPLQIGARDMASGFLNMVSYWLFFLSSVIMVISLFVEAGPAAAGWTIYPPLSALPMAQGGSGMGMTLWLVSMAIFIASSLLGSLNYIVTVINLRTKGMSMTRLPLTIWAFFVTAIIGVVSFPVLLSAALLLIMDRSFGTSFFLSDIFIQGEVLHYQGGSPVLFEHLFWFLGHPEVYIVILPAMGLVSEIMASSSRKPIFGYRAMIMSILAIAFLSTIVWGHHMFISGMNPFLGSVFTFTTLLIAIPSAVKAFNWITTIWKGNVQMNPAMLFSIGFVSTFITGGLTGIILGDSALDINVHDTYFVVAHFHLVMGISALYGMFAGIYHWFPKMFGRMLNKNLGYLHFWVTAVCAYGVFFPMHFIGMAGLPRRYYTNSNFPLFDDTANANVVITMFAIVGGVFQLVYLWNFFHSIFFGKKAVQNPWRSTTLEWTAPVKHIHGNWEGEIPHVHRWAYDYSKPGHDVDFVPQNIPLKDGEEELQH, from the coding sequence ATGTCAGCACACGCAGATACTCACGCACACGACGACGATCACGGACATCATCATAAAGAGACTTTTGTTACTAAATATATTTTTAGTCAAGATCACAAAATGATTGCTAAACAGTATCTAATTACAGGTACTATTATGGGAGTTATTGGTGTTTTAATGTCGATTATGTTCCGTATGCAAATTGCATGGCCAGAAGAACCTAATGTTCTTTTTGAAGCATTATTAGGGAAATGGGCTCCTGATGGCGTTATGGATGCTGATATTTATTTGGCATTGGTAACCATTCATGGTACCATAATGGTATTCTTTGTATTGACAGCAGGATTAAGTGGTACGTTTAGTAACCTTTTAATTCCATTACAAATTGGTGCAAGAGATATGGCATCTGGTTTCTTAAATATGGTTTCATATTGGTTGTTTTTCTTATCTAGTGTGATTATGGTCATTTCATTATTCGTTGAAGCTGGACCAGCTGCAGCAGGATGGACGATCTATCCACCTTTAAGTGCCTTACCAATGGCTCAAGGCGGTTCTGGTATGGGAATGACTTTATGGTTAGTATCTATGGCAATATTTATTGCGTCATCATTACTTGGCTCATTAAATTACATAGTAACCGTAATTAACTTGCGTACAAAAGGAATGTCTATGACAAGATTACCATTAACAATTTGGGCATTCTTTGTAACAGCCATTATTGGTGTTGTATCATTCCCAGTATTATTATCTGCCGCGTTATTGTTAATAATGGATAGAAGTTTTGGTACATCTTTCTTCTTGTCAGATATATTTATTCAAGGAGAAGTTTTACATTATCAAGGTGGATCTCCTGTTTTGTTTGAACACTTATTTTGGTTTCTAGGTCATCCTGAAGTTTATATTGTGATATTACCAGCTATGGGACTAGTTTCAGAAATTATGGCATCTAGTTCTCGTAAGCCTATTTTTGGTTATAGAGCGATGATTATGTCAATTTTAGCAATTGCATTCCTTTCAACTATTGTTTGGGGACATCATATGTTTATATCAGGTATGAATCCGTTCTTAGGATCTGTATTTACATTTACAACCTTATTAATTGCAATACCTTCAGCGGTTAAAGCTTTTAACTGGATAACCACCATTTGGAAAGGAAATGTCCAGATGAATCCAGCCATGCTGTTTTCAATAGGATTTGTTTCAACTTTCATTACAGGTGGTCTTACAGGTATTATTTTAGGAGATAGTGCTTTAGATATTAATGTTCATGATACTTACTTTGTTGTAGCGCATTTCCACTTAGTAATGGGTATTTCGGCACTTTACGGGATGTTTGCTGGTATTTATCATTGGTTCCCTAAAATGTTTGGTAGAATGCTAAATAAAAACCTTGGATATTTACATTTCTGGGTGACAGCAGTTTGTGCTTATGGTGTGTTCTTTCCAATGCACTTTATAGGTATGGCTGGTTTACCAAGACGTTACTATACAAATTCAAATTTCCCATTATTTGATGATACTGCCAATGCAAATGTTGTTATAACTATGTTTGCTATTGTTGGTGGAGTATTTCAATTAGTGTATTTATGGAATTTCTTCCATTCTATTTTCTTCGGAAAGAAAGCAGTACAAAATCCTTGGAGATCTACAACTTTAGAGTGGACAGCTCCAGTAAAACATATTCATGGAAACTGGGAAGGTGAAATTCCTCACGTTCACCGTTGGGCTTATGATTACAGTAAACCTGGACATGATGTCGATTTCGTGCCTCAGAATATTCCATTAAAAGATGGAGAAGAAGAACTTCAACATTAA
- a CDS encoding NADP-dependent malic enzyme, with translation MSKQSKRREALIYHAKPKPGKIEVIPTKKYTTQRDLSLAYSPGVAEPCLEIEKNKDNAYKYTAKGNLVAVISNGTAVLGLGNIGPEASKPVMEGKGLLFKIFADIDVFDIEVDTENIEEFIQTVKHIAPTFGGINLEDIKAPEAFEIEKRLKEELDIPVMHDDQHGTAIISAAALINALEIAEKKIDEVQIVISGAGAAAISCSRLYQSCGAKRENMVMLDSKGVIRKDRDNLTSQKAEFATDRKIDTLEEAMKGADVFIGLSMADIVKPHMLKMMASNPIVFAMANPNPEIEYQLAIDTRDDIIMATGRSDHPNQVNNVLGFPFIFRGALDVRATKINEAMKMAAVKALADLTKEPVPEQVNIAYGETRLTFGKDYIIPKPFDPRLIATVPPAVAKAAMESGVSKEPIEDWNKYEEELLQRLGADNKIVRLLHNRAKLNSKRVVFAEADQLDVLKAAQIAYDEGIAIPILLGRKETILELMEEIEFDADVEIIDPKSDEELERKNKYAEVYWKNRKRKGVTLYSSEKIMRERNYFAAMMVNEGDADALVTGFSRSYPTVVKPMLELIGLAPGATRIATTNVMMTKRGPMFLSDTSININPSANDLTRIAQMTAKVVRMFGMTPVMAMTSFSNFGSSKSQTATKVREAVEYLHKRHPSLLVDGELQTDFALNSEMLQDIFPFSKLAGKKVNTLIFPNLESANITYKLLKELNKADSIGPIMMGMRKPVHILQLDASVDEIVNMTAIAVIDAQQKEKIENERLKH, from the coding sequence ATGAGCAAGCAAAGTAAAAGAAGAGAGGCATTAATATATCATGCAAAACCAAAGCCAGGAAAGATTGAAGTCATCCCAACAAAAAAATATACGACACAACGGGATTTGTCTTTAGCGTATTCGCCAGGAGTTGCTGAACCTTGTTTAGAAATTGAAAAAAACAAAGACAACGCTTATAAATACACAGCTAAAGGTAATTTAGTTGCTGTTATTTCAAATGGGACAGCAGTTTTAGGCTTAGGTAATATTGGTCCTGAAGCTTCAAAACCTGTGATGGAAGGTAAAGGATTACTTTTTAAAATCTTTGCAGATATTGATGTATTTGATATTGAAGTGGATACTGAGAATATTGAAGAATTTATTCAAACCGTAAAACATATTGCACCAACTTTTGGAGGTATTAACCTAGAAGATATTAAAGCTCCTGAAGCTTTTGAAATTGAAAAGCGATTAAAAGAAGAGCTTGATATTCCAGTAATGCATGATGACCAACATGGTACTGCAATTATTTCTGCTGCTGCTTTAATTAATGCTTTAGAAATAGCCGAAAAAAAGATCGATGAAGTTCAAATTGTAATTAGTGGAGCAGGAGCTGCTGCCATTTCTTGTTCAAGACTATATCAATCTTGTGGTGCCAAACGAGAAAATATGGTAATGCTAGATAGTAAAGGTGTTATTAGAAAGGATCGCGATAATCTAACGTCTCAAAAGGCTGAATTTGCAACAGATCGAAAAATAGATACTCTTGAAGAAGCTATGAAAGGTGCTGATGTATTTATAGGTTTATCCATGGCAGATATCGTGAAACCACATATGTTAAAAATGATGGCTTCAAATCCTATCGTCTTTGCAATGGCCAATCCAAATCCAGAAATTGAATATCAGTTAGCAATTGATACACGTGATGATATCATTATGGCTACTGGTCGAAGTGATCATCCTAATCAGGTGAACAATGTACTCGGTTTTCCTTTTATTTTTAGAGGCGCTTTAGATGTTCGAGCTACAAAAATAAATGAGGCTATGAAAATGGCTGCAGTAAAAGCATTGGCCGATTTAACTAAAGAACCTGTGCCAGAACAAGTAAATATTGCCTATGGCGAAACGCGATTAACTTTTGGTAAAGACTATATCATTCCGAAACCTTTTGATCCAAGACTTATTGCTACTGTGCCTCCTGCTGTTGCAAAAGCAGCTATGGAAAGTGGTGTGAGTAAAGAGCCTATTGAAGATTGGAACAAATATGAAGAAGAGTTATTACAGCGATTAGGTGCAGATAATAAGATTGTACGTTTACTACATAATCGTGCTAAATTAAACTCTAAGCGTGTTGTTTTTGCTGAAGCAGATCAACTTGACGTTTTAAAAGCTGCTCAAATTGCTTATGATGAAGGCATTGCTATTCCAATTTTATTAGGTCGAAAAGAGACTATTTTAGAACTTATGGAAGAAATTGAGTTTGATGCTGATGTTGAAATTATCGACCCTAAATCTGACGAAGAGTTAGAGCGTAAAAATAAATATGCTGAAGTCTATTGGAAAAACCGAAAACGCAAAGGCGTAACCTTATACTCCTCTGAAAAAATTATGCGTGAGCGTAACTATTTTGCAGCTATGATGGTTAATGAAGGTGATGCCGATGCCCTAGTTACTGGCTTTTCTCGAAGCTATCCTACAGTTGTTAAGCCTATGCTTGAACTTATTGGTTTAGCTCCAGGAGCTACTCGAATTGCAACTACGAATGTGATGATGACCAAACGCGGACCAATGTTTTTAAGTGATACATCTATAAACATTAATCCTTCTGCTAATGATCTAACACGTATTGCTCAAATGACAGCTAAAGTTGTAAGAATGTTTGGCATGACACCTGTTATGGCAATGACATCTTTTTCAAATTTTGGATCTTCAAAAAGTCAAACAGCAACAAAAGTTCGTGAAGCTGTTGAATATTTACACAAACGTCATCCTAGTTTATTGGTAGATGGAGAGTTGCAAACCGATTTTGCATTGAATAGTGAAATGCTTCAAGATATTTTTCCGTTTTCAAAGTTAGCAGGCAAAAAAGTAAATACACTTATTTTTCCTAATCTTGAGTCAGCAAATATTACTTATAAACTTTTAAAAGAGTTGAATAAAGCAGATTCTATTGGTCCAATTATGATGGGAATGCGTAAACCCGTTCACATACTTCAATTAGATGCAAGTGTTGACGAAATTGTTAATATGACAGCAATCGCTGTAATTGATGCTCAGCAAAAGGAAAAAATTGAAAATGAACGCCTAAAACATTAG
- the ruvA gene encoding Holliday junction branch migration protein RuvA, which yields MITHIQGKLVEKNPTDVVIDCNGVGYLLNISLHTYSQIPDQENLKLFAYLIVREDAHTLYGFSSVSEREIFKLLLSVSGIGASTARTMLSSLTPQQVKEGIAHGDVALIQSIKGIGAKTAARVILDLKDKVLKVYDIDEVSVNKNNTNKDEALSALEVLGFAKKQSERVLDKLLSQQPDSNVETLIKDALKNL from the coding sequence ATGATTACGCATATTCAGGGGAAATTAGTAGAGAAGAACCCAACAGATGTTGTTATAGATTGCAATGGTGTTGGTTATTTGTTGAACATATCATTACATACGTATTCTCAAATTCCTGATCAAGAAAACCTAAAGTTATTTGCGTATTTGATTGTGCGCGAAGATGCACATACGCTTTACGGATTTTCTTCAGTTTCTGAACGTGAAATTTTTAAACTTTTATTGTCTGTTAGTGGGATTGGAGCTAGCACAGCAAGGACTATGTTGTCTTCACTTACTCCACAACAAGTTAAAGAAGGTATTGCTCATGGCGATGTTGCTTTGATTCAATCTATAAAAGGAATTGGTGCAAAAACAGCGGCAAGAGTAATATTAGATTTAAAAGATAAAGTTTTGAAGGTTTATGATATTGATGAAGTTTCTGTTAATAAAAACAATACTAATAAAGATGAAGCGTTATCTGCTTTAGAAGTTCTTGGATTTGCTAAAAAACAATCCGAACGCGTATTAGACAAATTATTGTCGCAACAACCAGATTCAAATGTAGAAACCCTTATTAAGGACGCATTAAAAAATTTATAA
- the ruvB gene encoding Holliday junction branch migration DNA helicase RuvB: protein MNENLDPTNENFSSEEIDVEKKLRPLSFDDFTGQDQVLENLQIFVQAANQRNEALDHTLFHGPPGLGKTTLAHILASELSVGIKVTSGPVLDKPGDLAGLLTNLDERDVLFIDEIHRLSPIVEEYLYSAMEDYKIDIMIESGPNARTVQLNLNPFTLVGATTRSGLLTAPMRARFGIQSRLQYYKTDLLTSIVQRSAAILDVPISMEAAIEIAGRSRGTPRIANALLRRVRDFAQIKGNGSIDIKIAKFALEALNVDAHGLDEMDNKILETIIEKFKGGPVGISTIATAVSESPETIEEVYEPFLIQQGFIMRTPRGREVTEQAYKHLGKIKGPSQGGLF, encoded by the coding sequence ATGAACGAAAACTTAGATCCTACAAACGAAAATTTCTCTTCAGAAGAAATAGACGTCGAAAAAAAGTTGAGACCTTTATCCTTTGATGATTTTACAGGTCAGGATCAAGTACTAGAGAACCTTCAAATTTTTGTTCAGGCAGCTAATCAAAGAAATGAAGCATTAGACCATACCTTGTTTCATGGTCCTCCAGGCCTCGGTAAAACAACACTTGCACATATTTTAGCAAGTGAACTTAGTGTTGGTATTAAAGTGACTTCTGGTCCTGTACTTGATAAACCAGGAGACTTAGCAGGATTGTTGACTAACCTTGATGAACGCGATGTTTTATTTATTGATGAGATTCATAGATTAAGTCCTATAGTAGAAGAGTATTTGTATTCTGCTATGGAAGATTATAAAATTGATATTATGATTGAATCTGGCCCTAATGCCAGAACAGTTCAACTCAATTTAAATCCTTTTACGCTTGTTGGAGCCACAACGCGATCAGGATTGTTAACAGCACCAATGCGTGCTCGTTTTGGTATTCAAAGCCGATTACAATATTATAAAACCGATTTATTAACTAGTATAGTACAAAGAAGTGCTGCAATTCTTGATGTTCCAATCTCAATGGAAGCTGCAATTGAAATTGCTGGCAGAAGTCGAGGAACACCTAGAATAGCAAATGCTTTATTACGTCGTGTTAGAGATTTTGCACAAATAAAAGGGAATGGAAGTATCGATATAAAAATAGCAAAGTTTGCATTAGAAGCGCTTAATGTTGATGCTCATGGTTTAGATGAAATGGATAATAAAATCCTTGAAACTATTATCGAAAAATTTAAAGGCGGTCCAGTCGGAATTTCAACGATTGCAACAGCTGTTAGTGAAAGTCCAGAAACGATTGAAGAAGTATATGAGCCTTTTCTTATTCAACAAGGATTTATTATGCGTACTCCTCGTGGACGTGAAGTTACCGAACAAGCTTATAAACATTTAGGTAAAATTAAAGGGCCTTCACAAGGCGGATTATTTTAA